The following nucleotide sequence is from Cellvibrio sp. PSBB006.
TCGACACGCCGCGTTTGCACAATTGAATTGCCAGCCCCCAGGGGTCACGCATCATTACCAAATGCGAACCATCTTTGATGCGCACTTCTTCCGCAAAGGTCGCACCGACCTTTTCAAGCTCCGCACGTTTTTCTTCCGGGTTCTCACACACAAAAGCCAGATGGAGGATCAACGGATTCATGTTCGCATAATCCGGCACCTGATCAGGTGGATTGTTATA
It contains:
- a CDS encoding VOC family protein; this translates as MKIEHFAFNVADPIAVAEWYVTHMGMTIARKMDGGPNTHFLADNSGQVMIEIYNNPPDQVPDYANMNPLILHLAFVCENPEEKRAELEKVGATFAEEVRIKDGSHLVMMRDPWGLAIQLCKRGVSMLKA